One window from the genome of Aeromonas sp. FDAARGOS 1405 encodes:
- a CDS encoding H-NS family nucleoid-associated regulatory protein — protein MNEFLKVLLNIRSLRAAIRELPFEQLLEAKEKFDLVYQERADSVEQERAEQEERQRKLNEFTEMLQQAGIDPRELLATAAAPAAATGAAKSKRAPRPAKYKYEEDGQEKTWTGQGRMPKAIAAQVALGKDLNDFLI, from the coding sequence ATGAACGAGTTTCTGAAAGTTCTGCTGAACATTCGCAGTTTGCGTGCGGCTATTCGTGAGCTGCCGTTTGAGCAACTGCTGGAAGCTAAAGAGAAGTTTGACCTGGTTTACCAAGAGCGCGCCGATTCTGTTGAACAGGAGCGTGCTGAACAGGAAGAGCGTCAGCGCAAGCTGAATGAATTCACCGAAATGCTGCAGCAGGCTGGTATTGATCCTCGCGAGCTGCTGGCGACTGCCGCTGCTCCGGCTGCTGCGACTGGCGCAGCCAAGAGCAAGCGTGCTCCGCGTCCGGCTAAATACAAGTACGAAGAAGATGGCCAGGAAAAAACCTGGACCGGTCAAGGCCGTATGCCGAAAGCCATTGCTGCTCAAGTAGCTCTGGGTAAAGACTTGAACGATTTCCTGATCTAA